GAATTAAATCCGCACCGCTCAGATCGGCTTCTTTCAAATAAGCTCCAGTTAAATTCGCCCCACTTAAATTCGCGCCATGCAAATTCGCGCCATGCAAATTCGCCGCTCTTAAGTCCGCTCCGACTAAATTCGCCCCACTCAGATCGGCATATTGCAAATTCGCCTGGTGTAAATTTGCCCCAACCCAATGACTGCCAACCGCCGACGCTTCCTGCAAAAAAACATCAATTGCGATCGCCCCATTGAAATTTGCCCCATCCAGACAAGCGCGCTCCAGCTCCGTCCGCGTGAGATTTCCTCGCTGTAAATCGACATTCTGCCAATCAATACCGTTGAGCAAATAGCCGCTAAAATCCCCATCGCTCAGATCGGGAGCGCAACCCGGCGTCTGACGGCGCCACTCGTGCCATCGCTCGACACCACGATACAATTGTGCTAAATGTTCTGAATTTGCCATACCGCGATCGTCTTCTTCACCAATTATTCATTCCGTTTAGCATCCGGATGTTCCCGTCCGGAAATATTCTCAATCGCCCCGAGAGCCGCTTGGGATGCTGCTATGATATCCCGTTCCTCGCCCCCGAGATAGAGACGGCCGAAACTGCCCACAGCCTGCACCTGCAAAATATTAATCAACGCCGCCTTTTCCGCCTCATTCGCTGCCAGAGCCGCATAAGCAGCCGGTTGTACTTCCAGAACGTATAACGTTTGCCCCGCCAAAATCATCTGTCCCCGTCGGTTGCGATTAATCAACTGAGTTTGGTGCGGGTCGATATTGCGGATAATCTGGCTGGAAACTACCTTTGGCTTTAAACGGTCTCGCTCGTTCACTCCTAAAGCATCCAAAATCGCGTAGCCAGCCGTACGCGTTTCCCCCTGACTGCTGGAATGCACTTCTAACAATCCGTACAAACGCTCGACAAATTGCACCGCCGGACGAACTCGCGTTGCTTTCAGCGCCACATCCGTAATCCGATTAATTTCAATCCCCGGCGAAATCTCAATCCACAGCGACGTATCTCCCGGAAGCGGAAGAAAGCCCAAAGCTACCGTACCAATGTAAGCGGCATGTTGGGGTTGCAGGTTGTCGATGAAAACGTAGCTTCGTAATTCCGTAGCCAAAATAAGGGTGCTCCCAATCTGCTCCAATTATCTTACCCTCAGTTCGGATGAAGCGAAGACGTTCGATCGCGATCGCTATTATGGGAATGCACAAGCAGTGCTGACTTGACTAATGTGGAAATTTACCAAAAAGATGGGTTTAAAGCCCCGTCCTTTTAGG
This is a stretch of genomic DNA from Roseofilum casamattae BLCC-M143. It encodes these proteins:
- a CDS encoding pentapeptide repeat-containing protein, producing the protein MANSEHLAQLYRGVERWHEWRRQTPGCAPDLSDGDFSGYLLNGIDWQNVDLQRGNLTRTELERACLDGANFNGAIAIDVFLQEASAVGSHWVGANLHQANLQYADLSGANLVGADLRAANLHGANLHGANLSGANLTGAYLKEADLSGADLIRANFSYANCWQANFSESMMSGALFYQAELIEAYLHRTNLRQGNLSHAHLGSAHLYGADLRDADLYQADLRWSNLTRANFLGANVREAQFRGANLRLAQFDRGR